A region of Cellulophaga sp. RHA19 DNA encodes the following proteins:
- a CDS encoding SusC/RagA family TonB-linked outer membrane protein, whose protein sequence is MRAKVTWILTPLLVLLMSFSYGQEKTITGNVTDQDGLPLPGVSVLVVGTTTGTQSDFDGNYTIKAKVGQTLRYTYIGQKATDRKVGSSSTINIQMEQDAEALDEVIVTGFGNVSKTSFAGSAKVVAGENISQKSFTNVSQALAGEAAGVSVFNTSGQPGSTSTVRIRGFGSVNGSQAPLYIVDDAPFRGSLNDINPNDIKSVTVLKDASATSLYGARGANGVIVITTKRGSDTGNEISVSIKTGANFQGIGRYETIDSPEEYIGIAWEGTYQRGLLENNGDQVAAVDYANANLFEGANADVSDISPVYNMWNTSDSGAIGVSELIDPATGMVRPGVTRRYSPEDWEDFAFQSANRIEGNVSLANTGENSSVYTSVGFIDDQGYASNTDYQRLNARISATNKYKDFIKMNTSLNYAQSETNNNGTGSSSSSQFWWIDNIPSIYPLFTRDANGNKIDDPIYGGSLYDYGLEDGRGFGFATNGVADSQINISRSKDNSVNFTNDLKITLVEGLTLDNNFSYQYFMSDDIDLNEPFYSPAKGQGGVINRSRSEVKNYSLRTGLRYNKSFGATNLSAFVSHVATSYKFNYLEAERSKLVTPFGTDISNGVVNAPSDGFTRDETTESYIANATLDFSSKYFLNATFNRDASSRFLNEKWGNFYSVGAAWVLSQEDFMSGSNFVDFLKVKGSYGVLGNSGVLTGTANNYYPGYNLYSVNNLNDNISLAFATKGNPDLTWESSNQFNVGVEFELGGFVDGSVEAYSKSTTDMFFDRRVGPSVGYALISVNDGEMVNSGVEFDLDFKLVQNDKFSLSLGINGSTFKNELKAMPIDPSTGEQQKLDISGNYGRTVGRSLYDYYMPVYAGVNVDTGAAQWERSFNDLDGDGVFGTGDEIITNLTSYTNDNPDANVVQDITEVYSEAADKFINKTAIPDVTGSFRLNARYGNFTLSTLFNYSLGGYAYDTAYANLMDNDYAGTNNFHVDIRDRWMQPGDVTDIPRQDARFQIQQSATSTRFLVKSDYLALNNVRLGYTLPSDISKQIGLKNLDFYITGDNLAFFSKRQGFNPSTSITGGSSIYRYNPLSTVVLGVNLKL, encoded by the coding sequence ATGAGAGCAAAAGTAACTTGGATTTTAACACCCTTGTTGGTGTTATTAATGAGTTTCTCTTACGGACAAGAGAAAACAATTACAGGTAATGTTACAGATCAAGATGGTCTTCCATTACCAGGAGTTTCTGTTTTAGTTGTTGGAACAACAACAGGGACCCAATCAGACTTTGATGGTAATTATACTATTAAAGCAAAAGTAGGGCAAACTTTGCGTTACACTTATATTGGTCAAAAAGCAACTGATAGAAAAGTTGGATCAAGTAGCACAATTAACATTCAAATGGAGCAGGATGCTGAGGCATTGGACGAGGTAATTGTTACTGGATTTGGTAATGTTTCTAAAACATCTTTTGCTGGTTCTGCAAAAGTAGTGGCAGGAGAAAACATTTCTCAAAAGTCTTTCACAAACGTATCTCAAGCATTAGCAGGTGAGGCAGCAGGTGTTTCTGTTTTTAATACCAGTGGTCAACCAGGTAGTACTTCTACAGTAAGGATTAGAGGTTTTGGTTCTGTAAATGGTAGTCAAGCTCCGTTATACATCGTAGATGATGCGCCATTTAGAGGTAGTTTAAATGATATCAATCCAAATGATATTAAATCTGTAACTGTTCTTAAAGATGCATCTGCAACATCTTTGTACGGAGCAAGAGGTGCTAATGGTGTAATTGTTATTACAACAAAAAGAGGTTCTGATACTGGTAACGAAATAAGTGTATCTATTAAAACTGGTGCCAATTTTCAAGGTATTGGTAGATACGAGACTATTGATTCTCCAGAAGAGTATATTGGTATTGCTTGGGAAGGTACTTACCAAAGAGGTTTATTGGAAAATAATGGAGATCAAGTAGCAGCAGTAGATTATGCTAATGCAAACTTATTTGAAGGTGCAAATGCAGATGTTTCAGATATTTCTCCAGTATACAATATGTGGAACACTAGTGATAGTGGAGCTATTGGAGTGTCAGAATTAATAGACCCTGCAACAGGTATGGTTAGACCAGGTGTAACTAGAAGGTATTCGCCAGAAGATTGGGAAGATTTTGCTTTTCAAAGTGCAAATAGAATTGAAGGAAATGTTTCTTTAGCTAACACAGGAGAAAACTCTTCAGTGTATACTTCAGTAGGTTTCATAGATGATCAAGGTTATGCAAGTAATACAGATTATCAAAGATTAAATGCTCGTATCTCAGCAACAAATAAGTATAAAGATTTCATAAAAATGAATACATCTTTAAACTATGCGCAGAGTGAGACTAATAACAATGGTACAGGAAGTTCTTCTTCTTCACAGTTTTGGTGGATAGACAACATTCCATCAATTTACCCATTATTCACTAGAGATGCTAATGGAAATAAAATTGACGATCCTATATATGGTGGTTCTCTTTATGACTATGGTTTAGAAGATGGTCGTGGTTTTGGTTTTGCTACAAATGGTGTTGCAGATTCTCAAATTAACATTAGTAGATCTAAAGACAACTCGGTAAACTTTACAAATGACTTAAAAATTACATTGGTAGAAGGTTTAACTTTAGATAACAACTTTTCATATCAATACTTTATGAGTGATGATATAGATTTAAACGAGCCTTTTTATAGTCCTGCTAAAGGTCAAGGTGGGGTAATTAACAGATCTAGATCTGAAGTTAAAAACTATTCATTAAGAACAGGTCTTAGATATAATAAATCTTTTGGAGCAACAAATTTATCTGCTTTCGTATCTCACGTAGCTACATCTTATAAGTTTAACTATTTAGAAGCAGAGCGTTCTAAGTTAGTAACACCTTTTGGAACAGATATTTCTAACGGTGTTGTAAATGCACCTAGTGATGGTTTTACTAGAGATGAAACAACAGAAAGTTATATAGCAAACGCTACTTTAGATTTTTCTAGTAAGTATTTTTTAAACGCTACATTTAACAGAGATGCCTCTTCAAGATTTTTGAATGAAAAATGGGGTAATTTTTATTCTGTTGGTGCAGCATGGGTGTTATCTCAAGAAGATTTTATGTCTGGCTCAAACTTTGTAGATTTCTTAAAAGTAAAGGGTAGCTATGGTGTTCTAGGTAATTCTGGTGTATTAACAGGTACCGCTAACAACTATTATCCAGGGTACAACTTATATTCTGTAAATAATTTAAATGATAACATATCATTAGCTTTTGCTACTAAAGGAAATCCAGACCTTACTTGGGAAAGTTCTAATCAGTTTAATGTTGGTGTAGAGTTTGAGCTTGGTGGTTTTGTAGATGGTTCTGTAGAAGCATATAGTAAATCTACTACAGATATGTTTTTTGATAGAAGAGTTGGTCCTTCTGTAGGCTATGCTTTAATTTCTGTTAATGATGGTGAGATGGTTAATTCAGGTGTAGAATTTGATTTAGATTTTAAATTGGTTCAAAATGATAAATTTAGCCTGTCATTAGGTATTAACGGTTCTACTTTTAAAAATGAATTAAAAGCAATGCCAATAGATCCATCAACAGGTGAACAACAAAAGCTTGATATAAGTGGAAATTACGGTCGTACAGTTGGTCGTTCTTTATATGATTACTATATGCCAGTGTATGCAGGTGTTAATGTAGATACAGGTGCAGCACAATGGGAGCGTAGCTTTAATGATTTAGATGGTGATGGTGTTTTTGGAACAGGTGACGAGATCATAACAAATTTAACATCTTATACTAATGATAATCCTGATGCTAATGTAGTTCAAGATATTACTGAGGTATATTCTGAAGCTGCGGATAAATTTATCAATAAAACTGCTATACCAGATGTAACAGGTTCTTTTAGATTAAATGCTAGATATGGTAACTTTACATTAAGTACTTTGTTTAATTACTCTTTAGGTGGATATGCTTATGATACTGCTTATGCCAACTTAATGGATAACGATTATGCAGGTACAAATAATTTTCACGTAGACATTAGAGATCGTTGGATGCAACCTGGTGATGTTACAGATATTCCAAGGCAAGATGCTAGATTTCAAATACAGCAAAGTGCTACATCTACTAGATTTTTAGTTAAATCTGATTATTTAGCATTAAACAATGTTAGACTAGGGTATACATTACCAAGTGACATTAGTAAGCAAATTGGACTTAAAAACTTAGATTTTTACATAACAGGAGATAATCTTGCATTTTTCTCTAAAAGACAAGGTTTTAACCCATCTACATCTATAACTGGTGGATCTTCAATTTACCGTTACAATCCATTATCAACTGTTGTTTTAGGTGTTAATTTAAAATTATAA
- a CDS encoding RagB/SusD family nutrient uptake outer membrane protein, giving the protein MKTLNKIIYAAGALLFMSSCSEDFLEVFPTETLSQEQVSEASKINPDVSKATLLGIYENLYRRGSGGTTSQEDFGITTQYIQLDMLSTDMAHLGKSYNRQTQISELTATVDPDSDYNYRPWRFLFRVVNLSNLVIDGAGGNDVVPETENLRYTVGQAKALRGYAYFFLAHVFVNDISNLSQEALPIYTSAEDIDQPKSTLQEVFDLVIKDLTDAETLLEGFVREDKIEINQDIVRGLLAKTYGALNNWPMAEDYAELVVNSGNYPIMTADEVALLPDESGAVGGFNDINSIPGVMWGIDITPTGQGLASLFSWWGFMDVYSYSYAAVGNSKGMDADLHANFRDDDIRLNQFSGSLQPSGKFYYKGAELNGFAAFSGPQSNIDSDSHYMRIAEMYLLHAEAAAENGNDAAARTSLKALLDLRLDDSSYIDGLSGAALAEEAALQARLELFAEGQSYFIMKRRRETRTRGSNWLDLSGDSFNHDDERLTYEIPQEEILFNPNINTQN; this is encoded by the coding sequence ATGAAAACTTTAAATAAAATAATATACGCAGCAGGAGCTTTGTTGTTTATGAGCTCGTGTAGTGAAGACTTTTTAGAAGTGTTTCCAACAGAAACGTTGTCTCAAGAGCAAGTGAGTGAAGCTTCAAAAATTAATCCAGATGTTTCTAAGGCTACATTATTGGGTATTTATGAAAACTTATACCGTAGAGGTAGTGGAGGAACAACCAGCCAAGAAGATTTTGGTATTACCACACAGTACATACAGTTAGATATGTTATCTACAGATATGGCTCATTTAGGTAAGAGTTACAATCGTCAAACACAAATTTCAGAATTAACAGCTACTGTAGATCCAGATTCTGATTACAATTATAGACCTTGGAGGTTTCTTTTTAGAGTTGTAAATCTTTCAAACCTGGTTATAGATGGTGCTGGTGGTAATGATGTTGTTCCAGAAACAGAAAATCTTAGGTACACTGTTGGTCAAGCAAAAGCTTTAAGGGGTTATGCATATTTCTTTTTAGCACATGTTTTTGTAAATGATATTTCAAACTTGTCTCAAGAAGCGCTTCCTATTTATACTAGTGCAGAAGACATAGATCAGCCTAAATCTACTTTACAAGAAGTTTTTGATTTAGTTATAAAAGATTTAACAGATGCTGAAACATTATTAGAAGGTTTTGTTAGAGAAGATAAAATTGAAATTAACCAAGATATAGTAAGAGGGTTATTAGCTAAAACATATGGAGCATTAAATAATTGGCCAATGGCTGAAGATTATGCAGAGTTAGTAGTTAACTCTGGTAATTACCCAATAATGACTGCAGATGAAGTAGCTTTATTGCCAGATGAAAGCGGTGCTGTTGGAGGTTTTAATGATATTAACTCTATCCCAGGTGTTATGTGGGGTATTGATATTACACCAACAGGTCAAGGTTTAGCATCTTTATTTTCATGGTGGGGCTTTATGGATGTGTATAGCTATAGCTATGCAGCTGTAGGTAATTCTAAAGGAATGGATGCAGATTTACATGCTAATTTTAGAGATGATGATATAAGATTAAATCAATTTTCTGGAAGTTTACAGCCTTCAGGTAAGTTTTATTATAAAGGAGCAGAGCTTAATGGTTTTGCAGCTTTCTCTGGTCCACAATCTAATATAGATTCAGATTCTCATTATATGAGAATAGCAGAAATGTATTTATTACACGCAGAGGCTGCAGCAGAAAATGGTAACGATGCAGCGGCTAGAACTAGCTTAAAAGCATTACTAGATTTAAGATTAGATGATAGTTCTTATATTGATGGTTTATCTGGTGCTGCATTAGCAGAAGAGGCAGCTTTACAAGCACGTTTGGAATTATTTGCAGAAGGGCAATCTTATTTTATTATGAAAAGAAGACGTGAAACAAGAACAAGAGGATCTAACTGGTTAGATTTATCAGGAGATTCTTTTAATCATGATGATGAGCGTTTAACTTATGAAATTCCACAAGAGGAAATTTTATTTAATCCAAATATTAATACTCAAAATTAA
- a CDS encoding SusC/RagA family TonB-linked outer membrane protein has product MRTKVAWILTPLLVLLMSFSYGQEKTITGNVTDQDGLPLPGVSVLVVGTTTGTQTDFDGNYTIKASVGQVLRYSYVGQKTADRKVGSSSTVNVQLAEDAEALEEVIVLGYSTKSVDEVTGSSVQVSSEDIKDVPVLSVDQALQGKVAGLQISTTSGTPGAQQDIRIRGVGSINASNSPLYVIDGVPVVSENFSGSANRTSLSSLVSLNSKDIESMTVLKDASATAAYGARGSNGVIVITTKRGKSGKAVFNFSSVLGFQNNAYNKRSPLTASQRATLIDEATFNAYGEGFDFERDEARDFAVANNLGNIANWDGSEYDWPGLMENKDALIQDYNFSASGGTEKTNYYASLGFNETEPTVIGDSFRRISGKLSFQTWLRDNVKLDNSINVSNSRQNPVLENGAFFNNPHLTRYYMTPFANPYNADGTYNINNLGTSVFNTLYTNENDEVYNKYTRATTNTKLDWELIENLTFSSRIGLDFSLSEYKAYNNRYHGDSDGDVNGSSTASDEKNYNWVSQNSLNYQFKLGSKHNFDVTALFEYQKNNYTYLYAYGENFSTDGLTNIASAGSNFDASSSFTDWTNISYLGMLNYNFDGRYILDATFRREGSSRFANGHRYGNFGSVGLGWNVHREDFLEGSVFNELRLRGSWGITGNSGIATNTYQAFLAYDADYAGNGAVYPSQLGNEFLSWENGETVDAGFDFGVFDNRLSGSFAYFNKRTYDLLQDVPLSPTTGFASQNTNIGEVVNKGIEAQLNYDIFRSEDFNWSISGNFATVDNEVTKLALDSTGEEINPSATSTYKTTEVGLPIGAWFMRTWAGVDTETGEPTWYVNGVDGEVTSNYASAARVNQDEASALPTFSGGFSTHIEYKGIFMDASLYYAGGHKVYEQYAQHYFRTNSFTLGSYNGVEELLERWQQPGDVTDVPKLVYNGADNFHATSSRHLYDGDYIRLKDLTFGYNLPAKFTEDIGLDAISFTVKGTNLYTWVKDDGLKLDPEVGAAGYTGLVTPPVKSVVFGVNVKF; this is encoded by the coding sequence ATGAGAACAAAAGTAGCTTGGATTTTAACACCCTTGTTGGTGTTACTTATGAGTTTCTCTTACGGACAAGAGAAAACAATTACCGGTAATGTTACAGACCAAGATGGTTTGCCATTGCCAGGTGTTTCTGTTTTAGTTGTAGGTACAACAACAGGAACTCAAACAGATTTTGATGGTAATTATACTATCAAAGCAAGTGTAGGGCAAGTACTGCGTTACAGTTATGTTGGACAAAAAACAGCTGATAGAAAAGTTGGTTCTTCTAGCACAGTAAATGTTCAATTGGCAGAGGACGCTGAGGCCCTTGAGGAGGTTATTGTATTAGGTTACAGTACTAAATCTGTAGATGAGGTAACCGGTTCTTCTGTACAAGTTAGTTCAGAAGACATTAAAGATGTTCCTGTTCTATCTGTGGATCAAGCTTTACAAGGTAAAGTGGCTGGTTTACAAATATCTACTACTTCTGGTACTCCAGGAGCACAGCAAGATATTAGAATTCGTGGTGTAGGTTCTATTAATGCAAGTAACTCACCATTATATGTTATTGACGGAGTTCCTGTAGTAAGTGAGAATTTCTCAGGTAGTGCTAACAGAACTTCTCTTAGTTCACTTGTATCTCTAAATAGTAAGGATATAGAATCTATGACTGTTTTAAAAGATGCATCAGCAACTGCAGCTTACGGAGCTAGAGGTTCTAATGGTGTAATTGTAATTACAACAAAAAGAGGTAAATCAGGAAAAGCAGTATTTAACTTTTCATCAGTTTTAGGTTTTCAAAACAATGCTTATAATAAAAGAAGCCCTTTAACAGCATCACAAAGAGCTACATTAATTGATGAAGCAACTTTTAATGCTTATGGAGAAGGTTTTGATTTTGAAAGAGATGAAGCTAGAGATTTTGCAGTAGCTAATAATTTAGGAAATATAGCTAATTGGGATGGTAGTGAATATGACTGGCCTGGACTAATGGAAAATAAAGATGCATTAATCCAAGATTATAATTTTTCAGCATCAGGCGGTACTGAAAAAACAAATTATTATGCATCTCTTGGATTTAATGAAACTGAACCTACGGTTATTGGTGATTCTTTCAGAAGAATATCTGGTAAGTTAAGTTTTCAAACTTGGCTTAGAGATAATGTTAAGTTAGATAATTCTATAAATGTATCTAACTCTAGACAAAATCCAGTATTAGAGAATGGGGCTTTCTTTAATAACCCACATTTAACTAGGTATTATATGACTCCTTTTGCTAACCCATACAATGCAGATGGAACTTATAATATAAATAACTTAGGAACTTCTGTATTTAATACATTATATACTAATGAGAATGATGAAGTTTACAATAAGTATACTAGAGCAACTACTAACACTAAATTAGATTGGGAGTTAATTGAAAATTTAACTTTTTCTTCTCGTATAGGTTTAGATTTTTCTTTGTCGGAGTACAAAGCTTATAATAATAGATATCATGGAGATTCTGATGGTGATGTTAATGGTAGTAGTACTGCTTCAGATGAGAAAAACTACAACTGGGTTTCTCAAAATTCATTAAACTATCAGTTTAAATTAGGTTCTAAACATAATTTTGATGTTACAGCTTTATTTGAATATCAAAAAAATAATTATACATATTTATATGCTTACGGTGAAAACTTTTCTACTGATGGTTTAACAAATATTGCAAGTGCAGGATCTAATTTCGATGCTTCTTCATCTTTTACAGACTGGACTAATATTTCTTATTTAGGAATGTTAAATTATAACTTTGATGGTAGGTATATCTTAGATGCAACTTTCAGAAGAGAAGGTTCTTCAAGATTTGCAAATGGTCATAGATATGGTAATTTTGGATCAGTTGGTCTGGGTTGGAATGTTCATAGAGAAGATTTCTTAGAAGGATCTGTTTTTAATGAATTACGTTTAAGAGGTTCATGGGGTATAACAGGTAACTCAGGTATTGCTACAAATACTTACCAAGCATTTTTGGCTTATGATGCAGATTATGCAGGCAATGGTGCTGTTTATCCTAGTCAATTAGGAAATGAGTTTTTATCATGGGAAAATGGAGAAACAGTAGACGCTGGTTTTGATTTTGGAGTATTTGACAATAGATTATCTGGTAGTTTTGCTTATTTTAATAAAAGAACATATGATCTATTACAAGATGTCCCTTTGTCACCTACTACTGGTTTTGCTTCTCAGAATACCAATATAGGAGAAGTGGTAAATAAAGGTATAGAGGCTCAACTTAATTACGATATCTTTAGAAGTGAAGATTTTAATTGGAGTATTTCTGGAAACTTTGCTACTGTAGACAACGAGGTTACTAAATTAGCTTTAGATTCTACAGGAGAAGAGATTAATCCAAGTGCTACTAGTACATATAAAACTACAGAAGTAGGCTTGCCTATTGGAGCTTGGTTTATGCGTACCTGGGCGGGTGTAGATACGGAAACAGGAGAACCTACTTGGTATGTAAATGGAGTAGATGGTGAAGTTACATCTAACTATGCTTCAGCAGCAAGAGTAAACCAAGATGAAGCTAGTGCATTACCAACTTTCTCTGGAGGTTTCTCAACTCATATAGAGTATAAAGGTATTTTTATGGATGCTAGTTTATACTATGCAGGTGGACATAAAGTATATGAGCAATATGCACAACACTATTTTAGAACTAATAGCTTTACTTTAGGTTCTTACAACGGTGTAGAAGAACTTTTAGAAAGATGGCAACAACCAGGTGATGTAACAGATGTCCCTAAATTGGTTTATAATGGAGCAGACAATTTCCATGCTACTTCTTCTAGACACTTATATGATGGAGATTACATTAGATTAAAAGATTTAACCTTTGGTTATAACTTACCAGCTAAGTTTACAGAGGATATTGGTCTAGATGCAATTTCATTTACAGTTAAAGGTACCAACCTTTACACATGGGTTAAGGATGATGGATTAAAATTGGATCCAGAAGTAGGAGCAGCTGGTTACACAGGATTGGTAACTCCTCCAGTAAAATCTGTTGTTTTTGGTGTTAACGTTAAATTTTAA
- a CDS encoding RagB/SusD family nutrient uptake outer membrane protein, which produces MKKILYTAMVFALLIGNTSCSEDQLDPTVAQEKDFNLSINTEEDLEGILAGAYNRLSIETYYGRDYIVFNEVRSDNAFSNANSNRFVTAGQLEILPSDAYPTDTWSRIYSVIGSANIIINAENIEGDAAFINQMKGEALVLRAMAHFDLVRLFGQQHVTGGTSPGGVPYVTTFRDEENFFPARNTVEEVKNLALADIDAALAMMSTSLDGSKEFITTSAANAIKARIALYFGDMTTAATAAKSVIDSEKFSVASETEFASTFSEDNAVNSIFEIAMSPTDNRGINGLANIFLDTSYGDVVVLDNFLTIFDDDDIRIGEDFIEVDGKGFTRNIGKYPSSTFDDNISIIRYEEVILTYAEAMLTVDPAVSLQYLNMIPAQRNASLYTEATLDNILLERRKELAFEGARFHDLVRIGQGIPLLDPLQQTHKGVPYGSFNLAFPIPNSEADVNSNVSQNKGF; this is translated from the coding sequence ATGAAAAAAATATTATATACAGCAATGGTGTTTGCCTTGCTAATAGGAAATACTTCTTGTTCTGAGGATCAACTAGATCCTACAGTTGCTCAAGAAAAAGACTTTAATTTAAGTATAAACACGGAAGAAGATTTAGAGGGTATATTGGCAGGTGCTTATAACAGGTTGTCTATTGAAACTTACTACGGTAGAGATTATATAGTCTTCAATGAGGTAAGGAGTGATAATGCATTTTCTAATGCTAATTCTAATAGATTTGTTACCGCTGGACAGTTAGAAATTTTACCTTCAGATGCATATCCTACTGATACTTGGTCACGTATTTATTCTGTTATAGGTTCTGCAAATATTATTATTAATGCAGAAAACATAGAAGGTGATGCAGCTTTTATTAATCAAATGAAAGGTGAAGCTTTAGTTCTTAGGGCTATGGCGCATTTCGATTTGGTTAGATTATTTGGTCAGCAACACGTAACAGGTGGTACTTCACCAGGGGGAGTTCCTTATGTAACTACATTTAGAGACGAAGAAAACTTTTTCCCTGCTAGAAATACTGTTGAAGAAGTTAAGAATTTAGCTTTAGCTGATATTGATGCAGCTTTGGCAATGATGTCTACCAGTTTAGATGGTTCTAAAGAATTCATTACAACAAGTGCTGCAAATGCAATTAAAGCAAGAATAGCTCTTTATTTTGGTGATATGACTACAGCTGCTACAGCAGCGAAGTCAGTTATAGACTCAGAAAAATTTTCTGTGGCTAGTGAAACAGAATTTGCATCAACTTTTTCTGAAGATAATGCTGTTAACTCTATTTTTGAAATAGCTATGTCTCCAACAGATAATAGAGGTATAAATGGATTAGCTAATATATTTTTAGATACATCTTATGGTGATGTTGTAGTATTAGATAATTTCTTAACTATTTTTGATGATGATGATATTAGAATTGGTGAAGATTTTATTGAAGTTGATGGAAAAGGTTTCACCAGAAATATTGGAAAATACCCTTCTAGTACATTTGATGATAATATTAGTATTATTAGATATGAGGAAGTAATTTTGACATATGCAGAAGCTATGTTAACAGTAGATCCTGCGGTCTCATTACAATATTTAAATATGATACCTGCTCAAAGAAATGCTAGTCTTTATACTGAAGCGACTCTTGATAATATATTACTTGAGAGAAGAAAAGAATTAGCTTTTGAAGGTGCTCGTTTTCATGATTTAGTAAGAATAGGGCAAGGTATTCCGTTGTTAGATCCATTACAACAAACACATAAAGGTGTTCCTTACGGGTCATTTAATTTAGCATTTCCTATTCCAAATAGTGAGGCAGATGTTAACTCTAATGTTTCACAGAATAAAGGTTTTTAA